In one window of Halomarina pelagica DNA:
- a CDS encoding DUF7389 domain-containing protein: MPEHTQQSRTNAESTENSARQTPTEYVERSDVGVSLTVKLTRGTGTRDQDKLTAKVKAKTLEEAHEDMETLREYIHDLAEDARQIQPGDDE, translated from the coding sequence ATGCCAGAACACACCCAGCAGTCCCGTACGAACGCAGAATCGACCGAGAACAGTGCGCGACAGACTCCTACTGAATACGTCGAGCGAAGCGATGTCGGCGTCTCACTCACCGTGAAGCTGACTCGCGGCACTGGGACTCGCGATCAGGACAAGCTCACGGCCAAAGTGAAGGCGAAAACGCTCGAAGAGGCCCACGAGGACATGGAGACGCTTCGGGAGTACATCCACGACCTCGCCGAGGACGCTCGCCAGATCCAACCAGGAGACGACGAGTAG
- a CDS encoding DUF6166 domain-containing protein: protein MSGITDLHSHVQRGASDDGDVVYVGYRHRGRVIVEKQPGQEQVTPDRSLELANHSPSGFEVGYCGSGPAQLALALLLDYTDDEDVALEEYMEFKTKVVSQLECTEPDGCWRLTGREIDAALRETVDEPVAPSVN from the coding sequence ATGAGTGGAATCACCGACTTACACTCGCACGTACAGAGAGGCGCCTCAGATGACGGCGACGTCGTCTACGTCGGCTACCGTCATCGAGGGCGCGTCATCGTCGAGAAACAGCCCGGCCAAGAACAGGTGACACCCGATCGGAGTCTCGAATTGGCGAACCACAGTCCGAGCGGATTCGAGGTTGGATACTGTGGCAGTGGTCCGGCCCAACTCGCGCTCGCGCTCCTCCTCGACTACACTGACGACGAGGACGTCGCCCTCGAGGAGTACATGGAATTCAAGACCAAGGTCGTGAGCCAGCTGGAATGTACAGAACCAGACGGCTGCTGGCGACTCACCGGGCGCGAGATCGACGCCGCCCTTCGCGAGACAGTCGACGAACCGGTCGCACCGTCCGTCAACTAA
- a CDS encoding CPBP family intramembrane glutamic endopeptidase, producing MVYAVVFLSIPALIDPSGTGLLRAAGLRLLLGLCTVGLLFAAALFVDKRPVYRFGLCIDRYWLTDSVAGALIGSAIPTAAVLLGLAVGWLAVPEAAFTLTASTLANIGLAIVVTVCIALVEEFVYRGYILTNAIEGLDLRWVSSPVTIASAWGISAFLFAVVHPAPTLLVGFHYLGAGLLLGLAYLITGQLALPVGIHAGFNFVSGYVFPLDQDPSVSIAPLAVQGPEWLIGQAGVLQTGFQLSAAIFVVFYGWWRSGSLGISPAIKSKIRDKS from the coding sequence ATGGTCTATGCAGTCGTCTTCCTCTCAATCCCGGCGCTTATCGATCCGTCTGGAACGGGACTCTTGCGAGCTGCTGGGCTCCGCTTGCTGTTGGGACTCTGTACGGTCGGGCTGCTGTTTGCAGCGGCTCTGTTTGTCGATAAGAGACCAGTTTACCGCTTCGGTCTGTGTATTGATCGGTACTGGTTGACAGATAGTGTTGCTGGCGCTCTAATTGGGAGTGCGATTCCAACAGCTGCAGTACTCCTAGGGCTTGCTGTGGGATGGCTCGCAGTTCCCGAGGCTGCGTTCACCTTGACGGCCAGTACGTTAGCTAATATTGGATTAGCGATCGTGGTCACTGTCTGTATCGCACTTGTGGAAGAGTTCGTCTATCGAGGGTATATCCTGACGAACGCCATTGAGGGCCTTGACCTGCGATGGGTCTCTTCGCCAGTTACGATTGCTTCAGCATGGGGAATCTCGGCATTCCTGTTTGCAGTAGTGCACCCGGCACCGACACTCCTCGTCGGGTTTCACTACCTTGGGGCAGGATTATTACTGGGTCTTGCGTATCTGATAACAGGGCAACTTGCACTCCCGGTCGGTATTCACGCGGGATTCAATTTCGTATCAGGATACGTCTTCCCCCTCGATCAAGACCCATCTGTCTCCATCGCTCCCTTGGCCGTCCAGGGGCCAGAGTGGCTGATCGGGCAAGCAGGAGTTCTCCAAACAGGGTTCCAGCTTTCAGCGGCCATCTTTGTCGTCTTCTATGGCTGGTGGCGATCAGGAAGCCTCGGCATCAGTCCGGCAATCAAGAGTAAAATCAGAGATAAATCGTAG
- a CDS encoding potassium channel family protein, translated as MDKWQRRTVYYSVLLTGLILVYAVLYHHGMRIYEGESLSFLHSLQVVVETFTTTGFGSDAPWQSPEMNAFVIVMDLTGVALIFMALPVLVFPLLEDVLSTTVPKSIENGLSDHVVICSFTPRTDALIAELESWDVEYVIVEPDRERATDLYENEYTIIHEDPESVDGLEQAGLPEARALVADVSDQVDASIVLTAQEVAEEIPIVSVVEEPNRTAYHRLAGADEVLSPRPLLGKSLASKVTTSVTSDLDGSIEIGGDIEIAELPIHRGSRLIGTTLAESGIRERAGVNVIGAWFRGEFESPPSPTATLTNGTVLLVTGREDQLERLKELTLSEIRRFDHGETIVVGYGQVGRTITDALSEANLPYTVVDQTEMEGVDVIGDATDPETLEKAEISDARSVILTLPDDTTSEFATLVIRDLSPQTEVIARVEEAQSTQKMYRAGADYVLSLATVSGRMIASTILEDEDVLSLDQQVEVIRTPAPKLTGQTLGEALVRSKTGCTVVGVERNDEVITDVGPEFRIEPDDELIIAGTDTGIQKFNELMS; from the coding sequence ATGGATAAGTGGCAGCGACGAACCGTCTATTATTCAGTTCTCTTGACTGGGCTCATTCTCGTGTACGCTGTCCTCTATCACCACGGGATGCGTATCTATGAAGGAGAGAGTCTCTCATTCCTTCATTCATTACAGGTCGTCGTTGAGACGTTCACAACTACCGGATTTGGATCGGATGCCCCATGGCAGAGTCCGGAAATGAACGCGTTCGTCATCGTGATGGACCTCACAGGCGTGGCCTTGATTTTTATGGCCCTCCCCGTGTTGGTGTTTCCTCTCCTGGAAGATGTGCTCTCAACGACTGTTCCGAAATCGATCGAGAACGGACTCTCTGACCACGTGGTGATCTGTTCGTTTACTCCTCGAACCGATGCCCTCATCGCCGAACTCGAATCATGGGATGTAGAGTATGTCATCGTTGAGCCAGACCGGGAGCGAGCAACTGATCTCTACGAGAACGAGTACACGATTATCCACGAGGATCCAGAGTCGGTCGACGGACTCGAACAAGCAGGGCTCCCTGAAGCACGGGCACTCGTCGCTGACGTCTCTGATCAGGTCGATGCGAGCATCGTCTTGACGGCCCAGGAGGTCGCAGAGGAGATACCAATTGTCAGCGTCGTCGAAGAGCCGAATCGTACGGCCTATCACCGGCTTGCCGGTGCTGATGAGGTTCTTTCACCACGCCCACTTCTTGGCAAGAGTCTCGCCTCGAAAGTCACAACCTCGGTGACCAGCGATTTGGATGGGTCAATCGAAATCGGGGGAGACATCGAAATCGCTGAACTGCCGATTCATCGTGGAAGTCGGTTAATCGGGACGACGTTAGCCGAGAGTGGCATTCGAGAGCGAGCCGGTGTCAACGTTATCGGAGCCTGGTTCCGAGGTGAATTTGAGAGTCCACCTTCGCCGACGGCGACGCTTACGAACGGGACCGTACTGCTCGTGACCGGCCGTGAGGATCAACTCGAGCGGTTGAAAGAACTCACGCTCTCAGAAATCAGACGATTTGATCACGGTGAGACGATTGTAGTGGGGTATGGGCAAGTCGGCCGGACGATCACTGATGCACTTTCCGAAGCGAATCTCCCGTACACGGTCGTTGACCAGACGGAGATGGAGGGTGTTGACGTTATTGGAGATGCAACTGATCCCGAAACACTAGAAAAAGCGGAGATCAGTGATGCTCGGTCGGTGATTTTGACGCTTCCTGACGACACAACGTCCGAGTTCGCCACCCTCGTGATTCGTGACCTCAGTCCACAGACAGAGGTTATCGCTCGCGTTGAAGAGGCCCAGAGTACCCAGAAGATGTATCGTGCCGGCGCAGACTACGTGTTATCACTAGCGACTGTGAGCGGTCGAATGATCGCCTCAACCATCCTCGAAGACGAGGACGTACTTTCGCTGGACCAGCAAGTCGAAGTGATCCGTACCCCCGCACCAAAGCTGACCGGACAGACTCTCGGAGAGGCATTAGTCCGCTCAAAGACAGGGTGCACGGTCGTTGGCGTTGAACGTAATGATGAGGTGATTACGGATGTTGGCCCCGAGTTCCGTATCGAACCGGACGACGAGCTCATTATCGCCGGAACGGATACCGGTATTCAGAAATTCAACGAGCTGATGAGTTGA
- a CDS encoding cation:proton antiporter regulatory subunit produces the protein MVIYEADVPGVGKRYEVETGDTERFVVIVHHDGKREIFRRDHPDADAEKLFEFPAGVSREIVTALQGVDFQPLDLDDVDMPLGNAIMEWVEIPDDSPLAGETIQAAQLRQKTGATVAAIQREDDTLASPKADTVLQPGDILVVIGTRPEQKSFESLIKTGSTETSN, from the coding sequence ATGGTCATTTACGAAGCGGATGTTCCGGGCGTCGGAAAACGCTACGAGGTGGAAACTGGTGATACTGAACGATTCGTAGTCATTGTCCACCACGATGGCAAACGAGAGATTTTCCGTCGTGATCACCCAGATGCCGATGCTGAGAAACTCTTCGAGTTCCCGGCTGGTGTGTCGCGAGAGATTGTAACTGCACTTCAGGGTGTAGACTTCCAACCGCTCGATCTCGATGATGTCGATATGCCACTCGGAAACGCAATTATGGAGTGGGTCGAAATCCCTGATGACTCTCCACTCGCCGGTGAGACCATCCAAGCAGCACAGCTCCGCCAGAAGACTGGCGCAACCGTTGCTGCCATCCAACGAGAGGATGACACTCTCGCCAGCCCGAAAGCGGACACCGTTCTCCAGCCCGGTGATATCCTCGTTGTCATCGGAACTCGGCCCGAACAGAAATCGTTCGAATCCCTGATCAAGACTGGATCTACAGAGACATCGAACTAA
- a CDS encoding cation:proton antiporter: MAGALLLEVGIALVTLALVGALAHRFRQSVIPGYIAAGILVGPYVPTEIGGISLRLVGNSEFVSTVGELGIILLLFFLGLEFNVGTLVANKTRLAKLGGLDLVLNGIMGVLIGYVFGFGVTGIILITGIVYISSSAIITKSLTDAGWLANPESDVILSTLVVEDIVIAVYLAVVSALVLGGGTFAEATMTVVQAFVFLAALAAVAYLGTDYIERIFDVGPDELFVLRIVGVAVLIGAIALSIGVSEAVAAFFVGTAFSETDLIERIEHLVTPLRDIFAAVFFFSIGLSTDLRVVAGVALLLLVAVILTTGTKLISGYASGRVYGLSTLRSTRVGMGLVARGEFSLIIATLASTSAIPVIRNTVPAFAVGYVLVMSLLGTLLIEYEDTISSVLGISP, encoded by the coding sequence ATGGCTGGAGCACTACTCTTAGAGGTCGGTATCGCACTCGTTACGCTTGCTCTCGTTGGGGCGCTCGCCCATCGATTCCGGCAGTCAGTTATCCCTGGCTACATCGCCGCTGGGATTCTCGTTGGGCCGTACGTCCCGACAGAGATCGGCGGCATCTCGCTTCGACTGGTCGGGAATAGCGAATTCGTCAGCACTGTTGGCGAACTGGGGATTATTCTCCTCCTGTTCTTCTTGGGATTGGAGTTTAATGTGGGAACATTGGTCGCAAATAAGACCCGGCTCGCAAAGCTCGGAGGGCTCGATCTCGTTCTCAATGGGATCATGGGGGTCCTCATCGGGTACGTGTTCGGCTTTGGAGTGACCGGTATCATCCTTATCACGGGAATTGTCTACATCTCGTCGAGCGCGATTATCACAAAGTCGCTTACAGATGCTGGGTGGCTCGCGAACCCCGAGAGTGACGTTATTCTGAGCACGCTCGTTGTTGAGGACATTGTCATCGCCGTCTATCTCGCGGTTGTTTCTGCACTTGTGCTGGGTGGGGGGACATTCGCTGAAGCAACGATGACGGTCGTCCAGGCGTTCGTCTTCTTGGCCGCGCTTGCCGCTGTTGCCTATCTCGGAACAGACTACATCGAACGGATCTTCGACGTTGGGCCGGACGAATTGTTCGTCCTTCGTATTGTCGGGGTTGCAGTGCTGATTGGTGCAATCGCCCTCTCGATTGGTGTGAGCGAAGCGGTGGCTGCCTTCTTTGTCGGCACTGCCTTCAGTGAAACTGACCTCATCGAACGAATCGAACATCTCGTCACCCCCCTCCGGGATATTTTCGCAGCAGTGTTCTTCTTCTCAATTGGGTTGTCCACCGACCTCCGAGTCGTCGCTGGTGTAGCGCTTCTGTTACTCGTTGCCGTCATTCTGACAACTGGAACGAAACTGATCAGTGGCTATGCGAGCGGGAGAGTGTATGGGCTGAGCACCCTCCGATCAACTCGTGTCGGAATGGGATTAGTTGCTCGCGGCGAGTTCTCACTCATCATCGCGACGCTAGCGAGTACGAGTGCGATTCCCGTGATTAGGAACACAGTTCCTGCATTCGCTGTTGGATACGTCCTTGTGATGAGTCTTCTTGGAACGCTGTTGATTGAGTATGAGGATACCATATCTTCCGTGCTTGGCATCTCTCCGTAA